The Pirellulaceae bacterium region AAGCCGTTTCAAGTCGGCCCGGAAGAATCGATTGCCGAAGTGTTGCCAAGATTGAACCAGATTTGCTCGGACACGGATACCATCTATATCAACGGCGGATTGGTATTCAAACAATCGCGGCAGACGAGGTCACACTTGGGTGGGCTAGAGTTTCTATTGCACCTCCGTTTGACTGCCGATCTCCTTCCGCTCTCGCGGCTCTCGGCCGTGATCGGTGCGTTTGAAGATCCGGTAGATCTGATTCGCCGAACGCCTGACAATTGCCTGATTTGTTCGCCGGGGACGGGGTATCTGAACCCGTTGCGTTTGTTTGCTGGGATTCATGCATTGCTGAACAACAGTGGTTATGACGACAATTTGCCTCGGAAGATCATCCCGTATATTTCCCTAACAGAATTCGATGAGCAGCGGGGGTCGCACGGGCTACTGAATCGGCTGGGAATCGGAAAACTTCTTTCGGAATGCGCGGCAGATGTCGTCGGCATGGAGCATCCTCTTGTAGCTCAATATCAAGAGTTGCTCGCGACTGATCTTTGGGCTAAGAAAGCAAAGGCTCTTAAGCCTCATTGGATAGCTTCGAAGGCAGCCAAGCCGGATGAGTTGCTCGAGCTGCGTCAACGGTTTCTCGCGTTCAAGGGACGTCCGACGGCCGTCTACATTGATGATGAACACGTTCACGGGTGGTCGCTGGGGCTTTATATGACGCTCACAGGGCAAACGTGTAGCCACGAACCATTTCAGGGAACAGGGACGAGTTACTCGCCTTGCGGGCGAATGACTTGCATTGACAACCGTGACGATGCTGTCACGTTTTTCGAACAACAACTTGCTGACTTTGAAGCCAAACTGGAGCAGTGGTCGGAAGCGGATCATAAGTCAATGTTGACCGTGGTTGCAGCCAAGAAGGCGAAGGCTAATGCTACGCGCTTGAAGCAGGAGCTTCAGCAAGCGGCCAACGAACGACAAGCGACCGAGAAGACGCTGAATGCTGCCAAGTCCAGAGCAGTCGCTCAGCAGCTTACCTGTGCTGAGCAGATCGCCGCATTCAAAGACTTAGCCTGGCAAGTCGCTGACGTTGAGGACGCGCCTGGGCTTGGACTGCTTGAAAGCGTACCTGAATTGCGCAAGATCCTGCCAACGTTCCAAGAGTCCATTGCCGCTTACGAAAAGGCCGCTCGTGCAGCCCAGCAAGCTGAGGAAGCGTTTACTAAAGCATCCACTCGACATGCGCGACTCACGGCCGAAAGCCGAGAGGCTGATGTCGCTTCAACCGCGCTCGAGAAGGAGAGCATCGAAGCAGGCGCCTTGAAAGCGAAATTGGAGAAGGAGATCTCCACAACTTATCCATGTAGTGTGACCTTTCTCGATCTTCGACTAAATCCTCGGGCCGATGAAACCTGTCCTATCGAGGAAACGACAGGAATGTCCGTACTTCACCACATCAAAAATACGTTTCCGTTCATGCCTATTGTGATGATGACGGCATCGCAACAAGCATCTTCATCGGAAACAGTTAGGTTAGTTGGCGCAACTGGTTACTGGATCAAAGGAGTCCATGACGGCGAGCAGTTCACACGAGTACTGGACTTGGCATTGGATCAAGCTGAGCTTCGTGAGCATTGGGTCAAGTTGCGGATGCTCCAGGAGAAACAAGTGTGGTGGTGCGCGGAACTCAGCGGCAACATCAAGACTCGAAATCTGTTCCATCCTGAAGAAGAGATTTGTGCTGAAGAGCGGTTGAATGGCTTACGATACGGAAATCGGCTAAACGGATCATTTGAACACAGGCTAACGATTCTCGAGAAACTTGAGGAGGCGCTATTGCTGCTTTGGCAATTTGGGAAAGTCCAACAGTCGGAATCTATGGATCGTCGAGATCACCCCTTCGACCAAGTTGTGCTAATGATGGGGCAGATTCAAGAGTTGCGTTTCAGAAACGTCAAAGACAAAGACTGGGAAAAGGTTTACTCGTACATCGGCACCCTGGCCGGGAATATCGAACGCGAATTGCGTCGATTTCGTAATGATCTCGCCCACTCGAAA contains the following coding sequences:
- a CDS encoding response regulator, translating into MSKSIVAIHNTNACGTALKQVLQLLLRVEVKPFQVGPEESIAEVLPRLNQICSDTDTIYINGGLVFKQSRQTRSHLGGLEFLLHLRLTADLLPLSRLSAVIGAFEDPVDLIRRTPDNCLICSPGTGYLNPLRLFAGIHALLNNSGYDDNLPRKIIPYISLTEFDEQRGSHGLLNRLGIGKLLSECAADVVGMEHPLVAQYQELLATDLWAKKAKALKPHWIASKAAKPDELLELRQRFLAFKGRPTAVYIDDEHVHGWSLGLYMTLTGQTCSHEPFQGTGTSYSPCGRMTCIDNRDDAVTFFEQQLADFEAKLEQWSEADHKSMLTVVAAKKAKANATRLKQELQQAANERQATEKTLNAAKSRAVAQQLTCAEQIAAFKDLAWQVADVEDAPGLGLLESVPELRKILPTFQESIAAYEKAARAAQQAEEAFTKASTRHARLTAESREADVASTALEKESIEAGALKAKLEKEISTTYPCSVTFLDLRLNPRADETCPIEETTGMSVLHHIKNTFPFMPIVMMTASQQASSSETVRLVGATGYWIKGVHDGEQFTRVLDLALDQAELREHWVKLRMLQEKQVWWCAELSGNIKTRNLFHPEEEICAEERLNGLRYGNRLNGSFEHRLTILEKLEEALLLLWQFGKVQQSESMDRRDHPFDQVVLMMGQIQELRFRNVKDKDWEKVYSYIGTLAGNIERELRRFRNDLAHSKDPFKSRQDAKEFAIKFLQYTLDALLMNRPPKVEEIDELFEAEMGLESL